In the Onychostoma macrolepis isolate SWU-2019 chromosome 08, ASM1243209v1, whole genome shotgun sequence genome, actgctttctatttcaatatattttaaaatgtaatttattcctgtggtggcaaagctgaattttcagcagccattagtccagtcttcagtgtcacgttaTGTTTCAGAAATTCTTCTAATAGGCTGTAAGAATATTTAGTGCTcaataaatagataataataaattgtaacattgtaaaagtCCTTACAGATCAATTGAATTCATCCTTGCTGAGtgaagtattcatttctttaaaatacatttgtgtaattgataatatgaataaaacatctGGTTTCAAATGAAACAGCATAcacaattgttttttgtttgtttgttttttttttgcccagaTTTAAACGCTTTCAGTAATAGAAATGTTCCTCATCgattaaatatattgaattcaTTGAAAGGCAGAGTGTTCCATTTTGACAGGGCGTATATTTCTACCATTCAATAATTAAGATATGGATATATATGGATATTCAGGTGTGGTTCCAAAACAGACGGGCCAAATGGAGGAAAAGAGAGCGTTACGGGAAGATGCAAGAGGTGCGAAACCACTTTGCTGCTACATACGATATTTCCCTTCTCCCTCGCTCCGACTCataccaggtacacacacaaatacacaaacacgAAGAGAGCACAAGACAGAgcttgaaaacaaaaatgtagcTTTTGTCTATGATTTCAACACACACAGAGGAGTTGCTTTGGTTTGGCTGGAGACACAGTGGacattataatgatttatatttgTTGTCAGAAACACAGACTGAATTTAGCTTTATATTGTATGTTAGTGTAATGCCATTAATCTTGCCATATGGCACAGGCTagcattaaacatatttaatctGTTTTTATCTGTCCACACAGATGCAAAATAACCTATGGCCAAGCAGTGCGGGAACGGGAGGCGCCGGCGGAGCGGCCAGTGGTTGTGTTCTGGGAGCGGAAAACATGGCATCGTCCTGTATGACCCCTTACCCCCATCCTCACGGCAACCTACCCGGGCTCATGGGTATGTCTGCGTCTCCAGGCcatcctcatcatcatcatcatcatcatcacccgCCCCACCACCCTAGCATTAATGGGATATACTCACTCCATGGCTTCCCAGGAAGCCTGGGGGCCCATTCCTTTGAGCCTGGACCAGAGTCTGAATACAAGCCCTCAGGCCTGGTGGCCCTGCGCATGAAAACCAAAGACCCCGGGAGCCTGTTATCCTGGCCGACATGACCGCGCAGCTGCAACCGCGAttgtgatgacatcactgagCCAACAAACAGTTAGCATGCCTGCGCATGTTAGTGCTACTCAGAAACACACAACTGATAGACACTTTTTTAACGCTCAATGTACACATCTCTTTTTTCCAGATGTTTTCACTGCAAAGATGCATCTGATGcccggaattttttttttttttttgtcttgatcTGTTTCCCTATGGAAGCATctcgtttgtttgtgtgtttgttgaaATTCTATGAGCCATAATGGGCTTTGCACACAACTTGCCTTAATATAAAATTCTTCCTGGGATacttaaattgtaaaaatgatgtAATGTTAATTACCAAAGAGGATGTGCAACATGTTTATTTAAGTATGTTAATGTTAATCTCATAGTTTCAGTGTATGCAGTGGTTTAGCcccattatgtatatatgtagtCCCAGTcaataaatgattttacatTTTCCGACTTTGTGCATTCAATTACGCCACCACTAAAAACAGATAGATTGCATTTTGTGTTGCTGATTGCTTATGGATTGCTTGTTttaattagggatgcacaatattttGCTATCATATTGGCTGATATAACAGTTTGTTTCGGTCTGTATTAAATATCAACTTGTACAAGCTAATTTCTCAAATTTTTACATTTCGATTAACTTAGCCATTATCCAACACTTACTTaaagttacttttttgaaaacactgataacttaataacactgttaaatgtaatttttagaaTGCCCAGACACTTtgagcatttaaaataattaatttgagtattgttttatttttcatttattttgatagAATTGTACAGAATTTTAATACCATCAtccttgaaaatattttttggtatTCTACaagaataattaaatattcatgcatCACTAATTCTAATCTTGAATAATATCCGTAATATGTGGTTTTACTATAACACAGATAATTGTACAGGCTCAGGCAACTTTGGGATCCATATGAACATCTCATAAAATTCTaatgcaacaaaaatattttgtgtgccGATTTCTTAAGGCTAGTATAATACACGCTTAAGTAaggtgaaatgtttttttttttacttgagaGAGAGCATGGCCGTCTAAtgtgtcattttaaatgtatgttttgctGTAGGCTGGCTGTAAAGGCTGTCAAATGTCACCCGATACATCAGCAGCATGTGACAGCCCTGCTAATACAAAACCAACTAAGTGACCACAAACCCCTCACTCTCAGACTGATGACGGATTCCAAGGTTTTTCTCTGTCATACCCATCAGCCTTAGGTCTGGGGTCTGACAGCTGGACAGAACCACAAAGCCTAATGAATTATGAATCAACTTACATGTTATGCTACCGTTTAATTCAAGAGTCCTCGacaaaaatcaaaacataaCCTGAAAAGTAATAACATTTTTGCGTGGTTTGAAATGCACCTGGGCTTCAATAACTAATCAAACTAGTTAAATTCAAATTGTGCCTGGTGAAAACCTACATATTTTTGAACATTCAATTCCTGTGATATTTAACTTTTACTGACAAATATGTCCCTCATTGAAACAGGGCTTCTAAAGAACAACAAGCATTCTAAATTCTGTTTCTGAGACAACTCAATGTCAGTATACAGTTTATCGTGTTTGATGTGTTTTTGAAATCCCAATCCTGTGGGAAATAGCTGAAGTTAAAGTGTTCTGTTGATACAAGTGCCAAACAGCCTTGAGGAGGGCAGTTCTGTGACCCAGCCATGGGACCGGTGTGGGTTTTTCAGCTCCATCTGGGTTTAATGACTGCATGCCAATCCTGCCAGGCACTCTTTCAGGGTGATTCACTTAATTTAGATGACACATAAGACGAAATTGCTCGAGATGAAAAAAGCTGCAGTGACAGGATTTTCAAAGCTTCTCTCATTTTCCTAATTCTCAAAATGGGAACACATTGACAGTCGCTTTGGGGCAAGCATTTCCTGCTGCTTCTTTCCTTTGTGCATCGAGGATGACAGAAACGCTGGATCACATTAAGTGCCAGTTTAGCGGACCGTGTCGTGTTTTGGAGAGGGTTGACATGTGGTTCCAATAGAAAGGGAGGCTGACAGAAACTCTCTCCACACCCACAGCTTCGAATTCCAGCCTGATCTTTCAAGAAAGTGGAGCCAGCTCCAGCTACACATGCAAACTGATTAAATCCCAGATTAAAGGATGCGATAAAGAAATACAGTTCAGGAATACAAGAGAAGCGTTACTAAATAGATGTGAACTACAATGAAACAGACGGGATGAAAAATGTACAAAGAGAGTGTGCTAAACGTTGTAGGCTGTAACAGACACACAAGATATCCTGTTGTAAGtacaagaaattaaaaaatctaagatgaacatttaaacaataaaatctcTAAAACTTTAGGTTGAGATGTGTAAAAATATTGGCCCGTTGTAGGCCTGCAGCAATAAAAAATTAGGCAGTTTGAATGACATTTGGTAGTAAATAAACTAtgcttgaataaataaaaattacatgtgCTAGCTTCTGCATTTCTGTCTTTAACCTTTATTGTACTAGACAgaattatttgtatataaagcACTTATTTTCCTAGCAGATAACTTTGCTTGCTGTTTGTGGTCCACACAAGTAGCAATTGTGAAGCTTAAGCACTTTTTGCATGTTCTTCCGGAATTAAGCGTCTGTTTATTGTCTTAAATATAAATAGGCTATAATTCCTTTTAGTATTTAACTTTTCTCAGACAAAGATATATTCCGActtttgcattattttgtattatattattgaatttgtattatttatactgcattcatttttataagGGTGAACCTCGCTGACAATGCTAAATCAACACTGAACCTTCATGGTAAAAAAGCTGCTCTTCACGTTTACATGAACGTGACCCTTCCCTTCACCTCAGTGAAACAGGCAAACATCACCATCTGTTGGACATAAAGTGAACTTCGAGATTTGttcttagttttattatttgacCACTTACAGTTTATAAAGATTATAGAAAATTATACAttcttaatttaaattaaatgtaaggTGAAATTCACAGTCTTTAgcatcaactaaaagcttcaaaactttttaattaaaacaattcctGCATGATTCTTGGATTTATCGCGTTGACAAAAAAATCTCGAATAGAGTGCAGAAGCAGATATAATATTTTCAATGCATGTCCTCACAATTTAAGAGAAGATTAGTTAAATGTCACCTTTCTTGTGTCTATGGTAAATATTTGGCGTTTGAAGCTAAAATGGTGTACACCGAGACTGGGCGCTGTACGGGGAGTTTTGATTGACAGACAGAGTGACCAATGGTGTTGACGTTTCTCAGAGAATCAAACCAATCAAAGTCGACGGGCGGGTCTTGTTTTAGTCTTGACAAGATGGCGTATGCGGTTGTTTTGCCGCAGGGACACTGAGCAAATCATACAGTTTCTCGCGTAAATTCGTCCACGTTGCGGTAGCATAACTGCTAAAAAGTGTTTTGTTAGGCGCGCAAAGCCAGAGGACATCTAACATGAAAGGGAAAGAGCGGTCGCCGGTGAAAAAGCGTTCAAGGGCCTTGGATGATATACGAGACAGGGGAGGAAGCCATCCGACCAGTAAGAAAATGGGGGTTATCTCGATTTCTGGCGGTGGAAGCAACAACGGCAATAGTTCGTCTAAAAGCGAAGGGGGTTCTGCACGACGGGGGCTGATCGGAGATAAAAGAGACGGACGGGATTTTGACGGACATGTCTCCAGTCGGACTGGAAATAACCACGGTTACACCAGCCCTGTTGCGAGCTCGAGCGGCAAGAATCACGCCTCGAGCTTGTCCTTAGAGGCGGCCGCGCGCACCAACTCGCGCGGTGAGTCGCGCGCCCCGCTTCCCACAAACGAAAGTGAgtacaaaactttaaaaatcaGCGAGCTCGGCTCCCAGCTAAGCGACGAGGAAATCGAGGACGGCCTCTTTCACGAATTCAAAAAATTTGGCGACGTGAGTGTTAAAATCAGCCGAGTCAACGATGAGAGAATCGCTTTCGTCAACTTTAGGAGACCGGATGATGCCAGAGCGGCGAAGCACGCGCGAGGCCGGCTGGTGCTGTACGACCGTCCTTTGAAAATTGAGGCGGTCTACTTGAATAGGAGGAGAAGTCGATCTCCTGTAGATAAAGACCATTTCTCTGTAGTAGCAGGCCACAGACATTTGCATACCCAGAGGCCGCTCTCTCCAACCGGTCTGGGTTACAGAGACTACCGGTTACAGCAGTTAGCGCTGGGTCGGCTTCCTCCTCCCCCACCCCCGCCGTTACCGAGAGAGcttgaaagagaaagagagttcGCCTTTTATGAAGCCAGGGCGCGGCCTGCGTACATCGCGGAGCGGGCCGCTCCATTCCGCGAGGAGGACTTTATCTCTCCCGAGGACGACCAGAGAGCCAACCGCACACTGTTTCTGGGTAATTTGGATATTACTGTGACTGAAAATGATTTGAGGAGAGCTTTTGAACGATTTGGGACCATCACAGAGGTGGACATTAAAAGACCTTCTCGAGGACAGAGCAGCACCTATGGCTTTCTTAAATTTGAAAACTTGGACATGGCCCATAGAGCAAAAATGAGCATGTCTGGGAAAGTTGTGGGCCGAAACCCCATAAAAATTGGCTATGGCAAAGCCACCCCCACCACACGCTTGTGGGTGGGTGGTCTTGGACCTTGGGTGCCTCTGACTGCACTAGCCAGGGAATTTGACCGCTTTGGCACTATCAGGACTATAGACTACAGAAAAGGGGACACCTGGGCTTATATTCAGTATGAAAGCCTGGACGCTGCTCAGGCGGCCTGCACACACATGCGTGGATTTCCTCTCGGCGGTCCCGACAGGAGGCTGAGGGTGGACTTCGCTGACACGGAGCACCGCTACCAGCAGCAGTTCTTGCAGCCCCTCCCTTTGCAACACTATGAAATCGTGGCTGAGTCTTTCGTCCATCGCGCCACCCCTGAGGCTATCAGGGTCCGAGAACGGACTCCCCCACCACTGCACTTCAGAGAAAGAGAACTGTATGCTGGAGCTGAATGGCCTGCGCCTGCCATTCGTGAACGTGTACGAACTCCTGCCTTCGAGCCCCTCGAGCACTTGGAGCGCGAGCGACGGCGAGAGGCATGGTCACTGGAGAGGGAACTGCCAGGCAGGGATGCTGCACGCAAGCGGCGACTCATGGAGGACGGGAGACATCTGGAGTGTTCACCTGACAGCAGCAGCGAGTGGGCAGCCCGTCGTCGCAGGCCGCCGTCCCTCGAGGGCAGCCCAGGAGGGAGCAGTCGAGATGGACGATTCAGCGACTCTGAGCGGCCAGCGAGAGCAGACCGAGTGTCCCCTGCACGAGAGAGCCGCAGCAGCCTGGACCGAGGCCCTGGTGAAAAGCGCATCAAAGGCAGCGGCAGCCTCTCAGAGTCCAGTGTCGGTGTGAGCCCTGCAGAGAGAAAGCGCAAAGCGGGCGATTCGGCCAAAGGTGCCTCCAAAAGGGACCGATCTGAGTGCAGCTCCAAAAGCAGCCAGGCTTCAAAGCAGGACGCAGGGGGCAAGCTGAGCATGGCCTGGAATGGCATGCTGCTTCTAAAAAACAGTAACTTCCCAGCCAGCATGCACCTCCTGGAGGGGGACCTGAGCGTCGCCAACAGTCTCCTCATCGACGGCAGCACGGGTGGTAAAGTCacacagctgcgcatcacacaACGCCTTCGCCTCGACCAGCCCAAGATCGACGAAGTGTCTCGCCGCATCAAAGTCGCAGGCCCAGGCGGGTATGCGGTTCTACTGGCGGTTCCGGGCAGCTCTGAGGAGACGACTTCTTCGGACCCAGCAGCATCGACGCAGAGGCCCCTGCGCAACTTGGTTTCGTACTTGAAGCAAAAGCAGGCCGCCGGGGTCATCAGTTTACCCGTCGGGGGCAGTAGAGATAAGGACAACACTGGGGTCCTGCACGCATTTCCACCATGTGATTTCTCTCAGCAGTTCTTAGATTCTTCTGCGAAAGCTCTTGCCAAAACGGAAGAGGACTTCCTGGTCATGATCATTGTGCGAGGAGCATCTTAACAATCATAATGCACACAAAAGTGTTGTTAAATGCAAGCTTCTCTAAATGTCTCTTAATTGCATGCTCCCTGAAGCAGAAGTGGTACTAGAGTAAAGGGCAAATGTTATTACCTGCTCTGCCAaacatgtacaaaaaaaaaaaaaagagagaaaaaggcCCATTCTTATAGCAAAGTTTAGCTCTATagcaatatatttgttttcatttgcaaTTCATTCAGAGGTCTAGTTTGTGATAAGTTGTACCCTGCATAAAAGAATGAATGATGTTGGGAATATTAGAATAGGAATTTAATTTGCTATTGGTCATTAAATGCTGTCTAGTTCCAACACTTCCTATCAACATGTATTTCAGTCAGATTCCAGACAGTCATCCCTGTACGAAATCCTTTTTGTGAATGTTCATGATTATCAATTCATCTGATTTAATGGGAACCTGGTTTATGTGTCTTGGTGCTTTAAACAATCATTCAGTAATGGGGAGTGTAATATAGGTATATAGTCCTGTAGGCCACTAAAACAGGCAGAATATTTTGCTCGGTGAACTGCATGTTGATGCTAGTGTTGTACAGTAAGCCATTGCAGAGGTTTAATATATGTAGCCAAAAATGTCATCAGTGTTATATGGATTGATACAGGCTGCATTTTTAAAACCCCTTtatcacattaaaaataatttgtgaaCGTATTTTGATTATAAAAGTAGATATTTCTAAGCCCTCCTTAGACCAAAGCATAAAAGGTGTTCTGACATactgttttcatatttttgggTTACATTTGAAaggttttgaatgaatcaaaaTTCTGGTTTCAAAGTGGGATAGAGTGAAATGTCTCAGTTTAAATTATAATGGTTCTCCGAA is a window encoding:
- the rbm15 gene encoding RNA-binding protein 15, whose protein sequence is MKGKERSPVKKRSRALDDIRDRGGSHPTSKKMGVISISGGGSNNGNSSSKSEGGSARRGLIGDKRDGRDFDGHVSSRTGNNHGYTSPVASSSGKNHASSLSLEAAARTNSRGESRAPLPTNESEYKTLKISELGSQLSDEEIEDGLFHEFKKFGDVSVKISRVNDERIAFVNFRRPDDARAAKHARGRLVLYDRPLKIEAVYLNRRRSRSPVDKDHFSVVAGHRHLHTQRPLSPTGLGYRDYRLQQLALGRLPPPPPPPLPRELEREREFAFYEARARPAYIAERAAPFREEDFISPEDDQRANRTLFLGNLDITVTENDLRRAFERFGTITEVDIKRPSRGQSSTYGFLKFENLDMAHRAKMSMSGKVVGRNPIKIGYGKATPTTRLWVGGLGPWVPLTALAREFDRFGTIRTIDYRKGDTWAYIQYESLDAAQAACTHMRGFPLGGPDRRLRVDFADTEHRYQQQFLQPLPLQHYEIVAESFVHRATPEAIRVRERTPPPLHFRERELYAGAEWPAPAIRERVRTPAFEPLEHLERERRREAWSLERELPGRDAARKRRLMEDGRHLECSPDSSSEWAARRRRPPSLEGSPGGSSRDGRFSDSERPARADRVSPARESRSSLDRGPGEKRIKGSGSLSESSVGVSPAERKRKAGDSAKGASKRDRSECSSKSSQASKQDAGGKLSMAWNGMLLLKNSNFPASMHLLEGDLSVANSLLIDGSTGGKVTQLRITQRLRLDQPKIDEVSRRIKVAGPGGYAVLLAVPGSSEETTSSDPAASTQRPLRNLVSYLKQKQAAGVISLPVGGSRDKDNTGVLHAFPPCDFSQQFLDSSAKALAKTEEDFLVMIIVRGAS